From Neobacillus sp. PS2-9, the proteins below share one genomic window:
- a CDS encoding PspA/IM30 family protein — protein sequence MTNLFTRIKNTITADLHEALDKKENQNPIALLNQYLRQSEQETEKVRKLLERQNTLKDEFTREYHQAMELAEKRKHQAEVASKAGESELCQFAAAEHQQYADRASRLSASLEQVNGQLGELERKYEEMKHKLKDMHLRRMELMGRENVTRANLQINKVLDSNTYSDAAYSKFKDIENYLDRLEHQVNSSYYRNTIDARIAQLEKEMKLEESKSI from the coding sequence ATGACAAACTTATTCACAAGAATTAAAAACACGATTACTGCGGATTTACACGAGGCTTTAGACAAAAAGGAAAATCAAAACCCAATTGCCTTACTGAATCAATACCTTCGCCAATCCGAGCAAGAAACAGAAAAGGTAAGAAAGCTTTTAGAACGCCAAAATACACTTAAGGATGAATTTACAAGAGAATATCATCAAGCGATGGAATTAGCAGAAAAAAGAAAGCACCAAGCAGAAGTTGCTTCAAAAGCGGGAGAATCGGAGCTGTGTCAATTCGCTGCTGCAGAACATCAACAATATGCTGATCGGGCCAGCCGTCTAAGCGCCTCACTCGAACAGGTGAATGGCCAGCTTGGGGAGTTAGAAAGAAAGTATGAAGAAATGAAGCACAAGCTTAAAGATATGCACCTTCGCAGAATGGAATTAATGGGACGTGAAAACGTCACTCGCGCCAATCTCCAAATCAACAAAGTGCTTGATTCAAATACGTATTCCGATGCGGCCTATTCAAAATTCAAAGACATCGAGAACTATCTTGATCGTTTAGAGCATCAAGTCAACAGCTCTTACTACCGCAATACCATTGATGCAAGGATCGCTCAACTAGAAA
- a CDS encoding flagellar basal body rod protein: MKKFGLLVAGGIAAIILLSTIGPMVGLLVSLVLLYFIFKQFLKAESTGGKIGLGIIGLIVLVASLHNAPAIIGVGAAYVLYLVYKKWNQNKHSIKKEEADPFANFEKQWNELKNY; this comes from the coding sequence ATGAAGAAATTCGGTTTACTGGTAGCTGGAGGGATAGCAGCTATCATCTTACTTTCAACAATCGGTCCAATGGTGGGGTTACTTGTTAGCTTGGTGCTTCTCTACTTCATATTCAAACAATTTTTAAAGGCTGAATCCACTGGAGGGAAAATTGGACTTGGAATCATCGGTCTCATCGTCCTAGTGGCTTCCCTTCACAACGCACCAGCCATTATTGGAGTAGGCGCAGCCTATGTGCTGTACCTCGTTTATAAAAAATGGAATCAGAACAAGCACAGCATTAAAAAAGAAGAAGCAGATCCATTCGCCAATTTCGAAAAACAGTGGAATGAATTAAAAAATTATTAA
- the safA gene encoding SafA/ExsA family spore coat assembly protein yields the protein MKKSFWISLLFLLSLFCIPSVSFAQQYYTVQPGDSLWKIAVRYQVGISELIAANPQFKNPNLIYPGQKVTIPNFDAIKSIENQVIQLTNQERAKNGKPAMTADWELSRVARYKANDMRDKNYFSHTSPTYGSPFDMMKNFGISYRSAAENIAAGQTTPASVVQSWMNSSGHRANILSSNTRIGVGYAKGGSYGYYWVQMFISK from the coding sequence ATGAAAAAATCTTTTTGGATTAGTTTGTTGTTCTTACTATCTCTTTTCTGTATTCCTAGCGTTTCATTTGCACAGCAATATTACACTGTTCAGCCAGGAGACTCGCTTTGGAAAATCGCTGTTAGGTATCAGGTTGGAATCTCAGAGTTAATTGCGGCTAACCCTCAGTTTAAAAATCCTAACCTGATCTATCCTGGTCAGAAGGTGACCATCCCTAACTTTGATGCGATTAAGAGTATAGAAAATCAAGTCATTCAATTAACCAATCAAGAGCGTGCCAAAAATGGAAAGCCGGCAATGACAGCAGATTGGGAGCTATCAAGGGTTGCTCGCTATAAGGCAAATGATATGCGAGATAAAAACTATTTCAGCCATACGAGCCCAACCTATGGAAGCCCATTTGATATGATGAAGAACTTTGGTATTTCCTATCGTTCGGCTGCTGAAAATATTGCTGCCGGTCAAACGACACCTGCATCAGTGGTACAGTCTTGGATGAACAGTTCAGGACACCGTGCCAACATCCTGAGCTCAAACACCCGTATCGGCGTGGGCTATGCTAAAGGCGGCTCCTACGGCTACTATTGGGTGCAAATGTTTATCTCAAAATAA
- a CDS encoding DUF1360 domain-containing protein — protein MREISWMTYIMLILASYRLTHLIVFDKITEFIRRPFVKKVKVETQDGTETKEVPTSMFGYLLKCYWCAGVWSAILLAGAYLLFPRVAFVIILIFSIAGGQSIIETFVGVNIKKVDYYSHLKDKD, from the coding sequence TTGAGGGAAATTTCATGGATGACCTATATTATGTTAATTTTAGCGAGCTACCGCTTAACACATTTAATTGTCTTTGATAAGATTACCGAATTTATTCGCAGACCTTTTGTCAAAAAGGTGAAGGTAGAAACGCAGGATGGTACGGAAACAAAGGAAGTTCCCACTTCTATGTTTGGTTATCTATTGAAATGTTATTGGTGTGCGGGCGTTTGGAGTGCCATTTTACTTGCCGGAGCCTATTTGCTTTTTCCAAGAGTGGCCTTTGTGATTATTTTAATCTTTTCTATTGCCGGCGGTCAGTCTATTATTGAAACTTTCGTCGGTGTTAATATTAAAAAGGTTGATTACTATTCACACTTAAAGGACAAGGACTAA